The region TGCCCTGATCGTGCAAATCGATCACCAGGCGATCGTTTGTGCCGGCATGGCGCTTGAGCAGAAAACTCTTGGGACGCACCGACTCCTTCAGGTCAAACACCACCCGCAGGGTGCCGTCACTGCGGTGGGCACTGCGAACCCGCCGGATGGGCGTATCCTCCAACGCCAGATCGTCCAGGCTGGCCTTGAGTCGGGTATCGGCAACGTCCACGACCACCCGGCTCGGTGAACTCAGGGAGAACAGTTTATGATCGACCGGGCCACTGAGATCAAATACCAACCGTGTATGGTCCGGCGCGCGCCACAGACGAACACTGTCGACGTCGGCAGCCGTGACTGGGAGAGCCGCACTGCCCACCAGGAACACCAGTGCGCCCCATTGAACCGCTTTTTGTATCCAGGCTGTTTTCAAAGCGCTTTTCCCGACACGATTGTTGACTCCATCACTGACGGCCCGACCCACTCCTTCCCAACGTTACTGATGGTTGGGGTCATTGATCACCCCGGGAGCGCGAGGTTCCCTCTCCGGAGTATTCCACGCCAGAGGAGCCTGCCCAATGCGCCAACCACTGCTCACCGAGCGATGTTCCACCCTGCAGGCAAGCGCTCCGGCCACTCCCTTCAACCACCACTGTAACCCGCAGATCCGGCTCCGGTAAAATGCCCGCACCCCGCTCAGGCCACTCAATGACGCACACATCTCCGGCCTTAAAATAATCCCGAATGCCCATATATTCCAGTTCTTCGGGGTCCCCCAGCCGATAGAGGTCAAAATGGTTGAGGGTGCGCCCGCTCAGCTCATAGGGCTCCACCAGCGTATAGGTGGGACTCTTAACCGCACCTGAATGCCCCAGCCCCCGCAACACCCCCCGACACAGGGTGGTCTTGCCCGCGCCCAGGTTACCCTCGAGAAATACCACCAGTCCCTCCGACCAGTCGAGCAGGGCCTGGCCCATCGTCGAGCCCAGATTGAGCGTTGCCGCCTCGTCGGCCAGGTAGACCCGGCGAGCGTCGGACTCACGCATGTTCCGCCTCCGCCTGCAAAAGCTGGCACACCGCCGGAATCAGGTCGGTCGCCAAAAGGCTGCGTTCGCCCCAGTCGCCCACGGCCAGATCCGCCGCCTCGGCGTGCAGCTCCGCCCCCAGTTCGGCCGCCCGACTCACGCTCAACCCCTGAGCCAACAGCCCCCCCAGAATACCGCTCAGCACGTCGCCCATCCCCCCGGAGGCCATACCGGGATTGCCCGCCGTCACCAGCCCCGTGAGCCCATCAGGCGTCGCCACCAGCGATCCGGCCCCCTTGAGAATGATGGCCCCGCCAAAGCGCTTCTGGAGCGCGGCGACGGCCGCAAAACGATCCTGTTGCACCTGGTCGGTCACGCTGTCCAGCAGGCGTGCCGCCTCCCCCGGGTGGGGGGTCAGAATCCAGTTGTCCCGCGCCTCGGCGACCGATGGGCGCTGCGCCGCGAGCAGGTTGAGCGCATCGGCATCAAGCACCACCGGCAAACCCGATTGCAGGGCCTGTTGCAGCATCTGCTCCGACCAGGGCGACTGGCCAAGGCCAGGCCCCACCACCAACACCGTCGGCCTCGCCAGCCAGGGCTCCAACTCCTGTCCGGAGGTGACGCCACAGACCATGATTTCCGGACGACGGGTCAGCGCCGGTGCCACATGCTCGGGACGGGTCGCCAGACTGACCAGGCCCGCACCGGTGCGGGCGGCGGCCTCGGCCGCCATGATGGCCGCCCCGCCGTAACCTTTGTCACCACCGATGATCATGACGTGACCAAAGTCGCCTTTGTGGGCGTCCACCGCACGCGCTGGCAAGGCGGCCAGCGCCTCGGCCAGCACCAACCGGCGACATTCGCCGGGCACCTGCGCGTACACCGCCTCGGGAATCCCCAGGCCGGCAAACACCAGCTCACCGCAGAGCGCCGGCCCGCGCCCCGAGAGCAAGCCTCGCTTGACTCCGATGAAGGTGACCGTCAGCGTTGCGCGCACCGCGACCCCCAGCACCGCTCCCGTATCCGCATCGAGACCTGAGGGGATGTCCACCGCCAGCACCGGGAGTCCGGTCTGATTGATCTGATCGATCGCCTCGGCATAAGCCGGGCGCACCTCACCGCGGATGCCGGTTCCCAAAAGTGCATCGACAATGACGCCCTCCGCGGGCGGCGCCTTGAGCGCCTCTGCCCGCACACCCTCCTGATACGCATAATCTCGTGCCTGAGCCGCTTCGCCCGTGAGCTTTTGCGGATCGCCCACCGCCATCAGGCGCACCGGGATACGGCGCTGCGCGGCCAGTGCCGCGATCACATAGCCATCGCCGGCATTGTTTCCGGCGCCGCAATAGACCGTGATCACTGACGGACCGGGGAAGTGTTGCAACAGCTGTTCAAAGGCGGCTCGCCCGGCCCGCTTCATCAGCTGGATCCCCGAAATACCACTGTCGATCGCCCGTCGATCCAGTTGCCGCGTCTGCTCAGCGGTGTACAGCGCGCGGGGAAAATCCGGGGCGTCGGTCGACGTCAATTTCATAAAATCCTCAGTTCGACAGATAAATGCGTGCATTTCTGGCAGAATTATACGCGAACTCACCGGAATCCCGTAACGATCTATGCCGCACTCCGTGGACTTTCAACAACTCGCCAACGACATCAAAGACTGGGGGCGGGAACTGGGCTTTCAGCAAGTGGGTATCACCGACACCGACCTGCGCGAGGATGAGGCGCGCCTCCGGCAGTGGCTTGAGCGCGGCTATCACGGCACCATGGACTGGTTTACCGCCCACGGCAACAAGCGCTCCCGCCCCGGGGAGCTGCACCCGGGAACCGTCCGGGTAATCTCGGTACGCATGGATTACCTCCCGGCCGATACCGATCAGATCAAGGTGCTGAAAGATCCCACCAAAGCCTACATCTCCCGCTACGCTCTGGGGCGGGACTACCACAAACTGATTCGCAAACGTCTGGCGACTCTGGCCAAAAAAATTGAAGCGGCCCTGCCACCGGAACTGCTGGAAGGCCAGCAGCGGCCGTTTGTGGACAGCGCTCCGGTCATGGAGAAACCGCTGGCCGATAAAGCCGGGCTGGGCTGGACCGGAAAACACACCCTGATTCTGAACAGTGAGGCGGGCAGCTGGTTTTTCCTGGGGGAGCTGTTCACCTATCTGCCCTTGCCGGTGGATCAATCGGAGCAACCGAACCGGTGTGGCTCCTGCAGCGCCTGCCTCCAGGTCTGCCCGACCGATGCCTTTCCCGAGCCATACACGCTGGACGCCCGGCGCTGCATCTCCTATCTCACGATTGAGCACAAGGGACCGATTCCGGAAGAGTTCCGCGAACCCATGGGCAACCGGGTGTTCGGCTGCGATGACTGCCAGGCGGTGTGCCCCTGGAACCGCTATGCCCGACACACCACCGAGGAGGACTTCACCCCCCGCCATGACCTGGACCGGCGGGATCTTCTGACCCTGTTTCAGTGGACCGAAGCTGAATTTCTCAAACGCACCGAGGGCTCGGCCATTCGCCGGACCGGGTATGACGGCTGGCTGCGGAATCTGGCGGTGGGGCTGGGCAATGCGCCATCCGACCCGGCAATCATCGCCGCCCTGAACGCCAAACGCCCCCTGGTCGGGCCGATGGTGCAGGAGCACATTGATTGGGCCCTCGATCAGCAGGCCCGACCAAATCGCCGTCGAAAGCGCAAAATACGTCGAAACCGGCCCCAATAGCCGGGAAATCGCCGTTATAACAATGAATTAGATTATAACTATTGGCGCTATTGAGCCGATCACCCTGTTAATTTGGGTGATAAACGTGAATAATACGCACCCTTTTTTGAAAACATCGACGATAAAGCGCTGTCCGGAACCCGGGCGCCAATAATGACCACCACCCACATCAACCCGAGAGACAGGTAGCAGACTCTATGAAAGAGAAATCCGATATCGGCCTGGTTGGCCTCGCTGTGATGGGCGAGAACCTGATTCTGAACATGGCCAGCAAAGGCTATACCGTGACCGCGTACAACCGCTCCACCGACAAGGTGGAAAAGTTCGTCAATGGCCGCGCTAAAGGCAAAACCATTCGCGGCGCCTCCTCGGTTGAAGAGCTGGTGCAGTCCCTGGCCAAACCGCGCAAAATCATGTTGATGGTCAAGGCCGGGCAGGCGGTGGACGACTTTATCGAGCAGTTGATTCCGCACCTGGACAAGGGCGACATCATCATTGACGGCGGCAACACCCATTATCCGGATACCAACCGCCGTACCGAATACCTGGAAAGCAAAGGCCTGCTGTTTGTCGGCACCGGTGTTTCCGGTGGTGAAGAGGGTGCCCTGACCGGTCCGTCCATCATGCCCGGCGGCTCTCCCGCTGCCTGGGAGCACGTCAAGCCCATTTTCCAGGACATCGCTGCCAAGGTCGACGACGGAAGCCCCTGCTGCGACTGGGTGGGTGAAGCCGGCGCCGGTCACTTTGTGAAAATGGTTCACAACGGCATCGAGTATGGCGACATGCAACTGATCTGCGAAGCCTATCAGTTGATGAAGGACCTGGTGGGCATGACCCACGATGAGATGCACGAGGTCTTCGCCGAGTGGAATGACGGTGAGCTGAACAGCTACCTGGTGGAAATCACCCGTGACATTCTCGCCTATAAAGAAGGCGACGAGCCGCTGGTAGAAAAAATTCTGGACAAGGCCGGCCAGAAAGGCACGGGCAAGTGGACCGGCATCATTGCTCTGGACATGGGCATTCCCCTGACCCTGATCGGCGAGGCGGTATTCGCCCGATGCCTGTCTGCCCAGAAAGATGAGCGCGTAGAAGCGTCGAAGGTTCTCAACGGCCCGAAAGTGAAGTTCGAAGGCGACAAGCAGGCCTTTATCGACGATCTGCGCCAGGCGCTGCTGGCCGCCAAGATGATTTCCTACGCCCAAGGCTACGCGCTGATGCGTGAGGCAGCGAAGGAGTTTGGCTGGCACCTGAACTACGGCGGCATCGCCCTGATGTGGCGCGGTGGCTGTATCATCCGCTCCGGCTTCCTGGACAACATCAAGCACGCCTTTGACAAGAATGGCGACCTGAAGAACCTGCTGTTGGACGATTACTTCAAAGGCAAAATCGAAGCCGCACAGGACGGCTGGCGCCGTGTCGCCGCCACCGCCATTTCCAGCGGCATCCCGGCACCGGCGATCACCGCGGCACTGAACTACTTCGACGGCTACCGCTGCGCACGTCTGCCGGCGAATCTGCTCCAGGCCCAGCGGGACTACTTTGGTGCCCACACCTATGAGCGGGTCGACAAGCCCCGGGGTGAGCACTTCCACACCAACTGGACCGGGCGTGGCGGGGATACGGCCTCTTCCACCTATAACGTTTAAATCCAGTCTGGGTTACGGCGGGTGCGCGCTTCGCGCTTACCCGCCCTACGCCACCAGCGACGGCATCGGCGAATGCGGCATCGGCCACCCAGAGGGTCGCGTAGGGCGGATCGGTCCGACGCATCGGAGGCCAAAAGCCGCATCCGCCGCTGCCCAACCACCCACCACTCAACCCTCACTCCAACCGAAAAAACGTCTCCCGGTAATGCTTTAACTCCTCAATCGAGTCCTTGATATCATCCAGGGCCAGGTGCGCCCCCCCCTTCTTGACACCCTCAGCCACTTCCGGCCGCCAGCGCCGAGCCAGCTCTTTCACCGTCGAGACATCCAGATTCCGGTAGTGAAAATACCGCTCCAGCCTGGGCATGCCCCGTACCAGAAAGCGCCGATCCTGACAGATGGAGTTGCCACACATGGGCGATTTACCCGCCGGCACCCACTGTTCAAGAAAGGCGATGGTCTGCGCTTGCGCTTCCTCAAGGGTGACCCGGCTGTCTTTAACCCGCTGGGTCAGCCCGGACTGACCGTGCTGCCGGGTGTTCCATTCATCCATCGCCGCCAGCGCCGAATCCGGCTGATGAATGGCGTGGACCGGGCCTTCGGCCAGCACGTTCAGATGCGCATCGGTCACGATGGTCGCGATTTCGATGATCACGTCCGAATCCGGGTCGAGGCCGGTCATTTCCAGATCGATCCAGATGAGGTTGTTTTCATTGGGCTTGGCGGCATTCGACATACAATCAATTCCTAAAGCGTGTGCGACGCGAGACTTTATCCAGACAGATAGGGCACAATGCCCGTGGTGATCTAGCATGATCGTCGTCAAGATTAACCTGCGGGCACGCCGGGAACAACCGGCAGCCTCGACACTCGCTGGAGAAAACACGCCCCGCATGAGTAAACGCAAACTGACCCGACGCCAAAGCTGGCGCATCCAGAAAATTCAGGAAGAGCGCCAGGCGCGCGCGACCCGTAAACAGAGCGGGCCGCTGCCGGAAGTGGATGAAAACTCCCTCGGAGCCGAGCAGGAAGGGTTGGTGGTGACTCACTTCGGCACCCTGGTGCTGGTGGAGGCCAATGGCGAGCGCAAGCGCTGCCACTTCCGCAGTAACCTCGGCTCCCTGGTGACCGGCGATCAGGTGGTCTGGCGCGACGGTTCCCCCTACGGCGTGGTGGAAGCGGTGATGCCGAGACGCTCGGAGCTGTGTCGACCGGACCCCTACGGCGACCTGAAAACGGTAGCCGCCAACATTGATCGGGCCCTGATCGTGATTGCGCCTTATCCAGAGCCCCATTTCAGCCTGGTGGACCGCTATCTGGTCGCCGCCGAAGCCAGCAACATCACCCCCGCCCTGGTCATTAACAAGTGCGATGCCATTGACGCACGGATCGCCGACAAGGTGGCAAGGATGGAATCGCTCTATCGCGGCCTGGGTTACTGGGTCGTCCGGGTGTCCGCCGAGACCGGCGAGGGGATGGAGACACTGGCGGAGTACCTCAAGGACTTCACCAGTGTGTTTGTCGGCCAGTCCGGGGTTGGCAAGTCTTCACTGACCAATTTCCTGTTACCGGATGCCGGCCTGCGTGTGGGCGAGCTGTCCGAGCGCCAGACCGGCAGCCACACCACCACCAATGCCGAGCTGTTTCATTTTCCCGGCGGTGGACAGCTGATCGATTCACCCGGTGTGCGGGAGTTCGGCCTCTGGCATATGAGTCGCGAACAGGTACTGGAAAACTTCGTCGAGTTTCGTCCCTACCTGGGGCACTGCAAATTCCGGGACTGTGCCCATCAGGGCGAGCCCGGCTGTGCCTTGCAACGGGCCCTTGAATCCGGTGAAATCAGCCCTCAGCGAATGAGCAGTTGTGAACAGATTCTCGACAGTTTGAACGGACCACGAGGCTGATTGCGATAAAGTGCACACTTTACGCTTGAGTCCCGCGCAATCAGCGTTATGCTAGTGGTCAATGCAGTAACCCAAAGGAACTCACTATGGCCGACCTGCCACTGATTATTGAACCCGCTGAGCTCGCCAACCTGTTGAAACAGCCGCCGGAGCATTTGCGCATCGTGGACCTGTGCAGCGAGCAGAGTTACCAGGCGGGCCATATCGAAGGCGCACTACATATTCCACCGCAAATGCTGCTGAGCAATATTCCGCCCGCTCCCGGGCGCATTGCCAGTGTGGAGCAGCTCAATCGGCTATTTTCCTTTCTGGGTCTGACCCCGGACACGCATTTCGTTGTGTATGACGATGAGGGTGGCGGCTGGGCCGGACGCTTTATCTGGACTCTGGACGCCATCGGGCACAGGCACTACTCGTACCTCAATGGTGGCCTGCAGGCCTGGAAGAGCGATGAACTGCCCCTGAGCCGGGACATTCCCCAGCCCCCCTTCACCGAAGCCAGGGTAAGCATCGACCCAAGCGTTGTGGTAGAAATTCCGGATATTCTTGAGGCGCTGGAAGACCCGAACTTTGTCGTCTGGGATGCCCGGGGGCCCTCGGAATACCGGGGTGAAAAGGTGCTCGCTCAGAAAGGCGGACATATTCCCGGAGCCGTAAACGTGGAATGGACGCAATTGATGGATCATCGTAACGGACTGCGCATCCGCCCCGATGCGGAAGCCTTCCTGGCGCAACAGGGACTGACCAAAGACAAACGCATTGTCACTCACTGCCAGAGCCACCACCGCTCGGGCTTCACTTACCTGGTCGGTAAATCCCTCGGCTTTGACATCAAGGGCTATCACGGCTCCTGGGCCGAGTGGGGCAACCATCCCGACACGCCTGTGGAAATCTGATTGAATGTCTCGACTGCTGATTGTTGTTGAATCCGCCCAGGACTGGGCACCCTATTTTCCGAGCGAACAGGTGATCACCTTTGACGATTACCTGCAACTGCCGCCGGCCAAAACCAATCGCACGCGGGTCATCAACCTGTGCCGAAAATTCAGCTATTTGAGCAAGGGCTACTACTGTTCACTGCTGGCGGAGGCGCGCGGCCACTCGGTGATTCCCTCGGTCAAAACCCTGAACGATCTGCGCAACCACACCAGCTTTTCCGTGATTGCCGAGCAGCTACACAGCCAGGCCGATAAATTTCTTACCAAGCTGGCCAATCGCGAGGAAAATACCTTTGAGTTCTGGGTGTTCTTTGGCGAAAGCAGTGTGCCCGAGCTGAAGAAACTGGCCCGGGAGCTGTTCGAACAGCAACCCTGCCCGATTCTGAAAGTCGAGTTGAACTGGCGCGGCGGCTGGCGCATCAACAGCCTGAAAGTGGCACCAGTGCATACCCTGACCGAACCGGAACAGGAGGCCTTCGCCAACGCCCTGGATCGTTTCAGTGCGCAACTCTGGCGCAAGCCCAAGACCCAGAAAATCAGCCGCTACGAAATGGCCATCCTGGTCAACCCGGATGAGAAGCTGCCTCCCAGTGACGACAAGGCGCTGAAAAAGTTCGTGAAGGCGGGCAACCGGCTGGGAATCAACGTCGATTTCATCGGCCGCAAAGACATCCGCAAGTTGCCCGAGTACGATATGCTGTTTATTCGGGAAACCACCAACATCGACC is a window of Marinimicrobium sp. C6131 DNA encoding:
- the queG gene encoding tRNA epoxyqueuosine(34) reductase QueG; protein product: MPHSVDFQQLANDIKDWGRELGFQQVGITDTDLREDEARLRQWLERGYHGTMDWFTAHGNKRSRPGELHPGTVRVISVRMDYLPADTDQIKVLKDPTKAYISRYALGRDYHKLIRKRLATLAKKIEAALPPELLEGQQRPFVDSAPVMEKPLADKAGLGWTGKHTLILNSEAGSWFFLGELFTYLPLPVDQSEQPNRCGSCSACLQVCPTDAFPEPYTLDARRCISYLTIEHKGPIPEEFREPMGNRVFGCDDCQAVCPWNRYARHTTEEDFTPRHDLDRRDLLTLFQWTEAEFLKRTEGSAIRRTGYDGWLRNLAVGLGNAPSDPAIIAALNAKRPLVGPMVQEHIDWALDQQARPNRRRKRKIRRNRPQ
- a CDS encoding sulfurtransferase; this translates as MADLPLIIEPAELANLLKQPPEHLRIVDLCSEQSYQAGHIEGALHIPPQMLLSNIPPAPGRIASVEQLNRLFSFLGLTPDTHFVVYDDEGGGWAGRFIWTLDAIGHRHYSYLNGGLQAWKSDELPLSRDIPQPPFTEARVSIDPSVVVEIPDILEALEDPNFVVWDARGPSEYRGEKVLAQKGGHIPGAVNVEWTQLMDHRNGLRIRPDAEAFLAQQGLTKDKRIVTHCQSHHRSGFTYLVGKSLGFDIKGYHGSWAEWGNHPDTPVEI
- the tsaE gene encoding tRNA (adenosine(37)-N6)-threonylcarbamoyltransferase complex ATPase subunit type 1 TsaE — encoded protein: MRESDARRVYLADEAATLNLGSTMGQALLDWSEGLVVFLEGNLGAGKTTLCRGVLRGLGHSGAVKSPTYTLVEPYELSGRTLNHFDLYRLGDPEELEYMGIRDYFKAGDVCVIEWPERGAGILPEPDLRVTVVVEGSGRSACLQGGTSLGEQWLAHWAGSSGVEYSGEGTSRSRGDQ
- the rsgA gene encoding small ribosomal subunit biogenesis GTPase RsgA, with the translated sequence MSKRKLTRRQSWRIQKIQEERQARATRKQSGPLPEVDENSLGAEQEGLVVTHFGTLVLVEANGERKRCHFRSNLGSLVTGDQVVWRDGSPYGVVEAVMPRRSELCRPDPYGDLKTVAANIDRALIVIAPYPEPHFSLVDRYLVAAEASNITPALVINKCDAIDARIADKVARMESLYRGLGYWVVRVSAETGEGMETLAEYLKDFTSVFVGQSGVGKSSLTNFLLPDAGLRVGELSERQTGSHTTTNAELFHFPGGGQLIDSPGVREFGLWHMSREQVLENFVEFRPYLGHCKFRDCAHQGEPGCALQRALESGEISPQRMSSCEQILDSLNGPRG
- a CDS encoding NAD(P)H-hydrate dehydratase, with product MKLTSTDAPDFPRALYTAEQTRQLDRRAIDSGISGIQLMKRAGRAAFEQLLQHFPGPSVITVYCGAGNNAGDGYVIAALAAQRRIPVRLMAVGDPQKLTGEAAQARDYAYQEGVRAEALKAPPAEGVIVDALLGTGIRGEVRPAYAEAIDQINQTGLPVLAVDIPSGLDADTGAVLGVAVRATLTVTFIGVKRGLLSGRGPALCGELVFAGLGIPEAVYAQVPGECRRLVLAEALAALPARAVDAHKGDFGHVMIIGGDKGYGGAAIMAAEAAARTGAGLVSLATRPEHVAPALTRRPEIMVCGVTSGQELEPWLARPTVLVVGPGLGQSPWSEQMLQQALQSGLPVVLDADALNLLAAQRPSVAEARDNWILTPHPGEAARLLDSVTDQVQQDRFAAVAALQKRFGGAIILKGAGSLVATPDGLTGLVTAGNPGMASGGMGDVLSGILGGLLAQGLSVSRAAELGAELHAEAADLAVGDWGERSLLATDLIPAVCQLLQAEAEHA
- the orn gene encoding oligoribonuclease, with product MSNAAKPNENNLIWIDLEMTGLDPDSDVIIEIATIVTDAHLNVLAEGPVHAIHQPDSALAAMDEWNTRQHGQSGLTQRVKDSRVTLEEAQAQTIAFLEQWVPAGKSPMCGNSICQDRRFLVRGMPRLERYFHYRNLDVSTVKELARRWRPEVAEGVKKGGAHLALDDIKDSIEELKHYRETFFRLE
- the gnd gene encoding decarboxylating NADP(+)-dependent phosphogluconate dehydrogenase; this translates as MKEKSDIGLVGLAVMGENLILNMASKGYTVTAYNRSTDKVEKFVNGRAKGKTIRGASSVEELVQSLAKPRKIMLMVKAGQAVDDFIEQLIPHLDKGDIIIDGGNTHYPDTNRRTEYLESKGLLFVGTGVSGGEEGALTGPSIMPGGSPAAWEHVKPIFQDIAAKVDDGSPCCDWVGEAGAGHFVKMVHNGIEYGDMQLICEAYQLMKDLVGMTHDEMHEVFAEWNDGELNSYLVEITRDILAYKEGDEPLVEKILDKAGQKGTGKWTGIIALDMGIPLTLIGEAVFARCLSAQKDERVEASKVLNGPKVKFEGDKQAFIDDLRQALLAAKMISYAQGYALMREAAKEFGWHLNYGGIALMWRGGCIIRSGFLDNIKHAFDKNGDLKNLLLDDYFKGKIEAAQDGWRRVAATAISSGIPAPAITAALNYFDGYRCARLPANLLQAQRDYFGAHTYERVDKPRGEHFHTNWTGRGGDTASSTYNV
- a CDS encoding RimK family protein, which encodes MSRLLIVVESAQDWAPYFPSEQVITFDDYLQLPPAKTNRTRVINLCRKFSYLSKGYYCSLLAEARGHSVIPSVKTLNDLRNHTSFSVIAEQLHSQADKFLTKLANREENTFEFWVFFGESSVPELKKLARELFEQQPCPILKVELNWRGGWRINSLKVAPVHTLTEPEQEAFANALDRFSAQLWRKPKTQKISRYEMAILVNPDEKLPPSDDKALKKFVKAGNRLGINVDFIGRKDIRKLPEYDMLFIRETTNIDHHTFQFACRAEAEGLAVIDDPQSIIRCTNKVYLADLFNARNVDTPATRLISTRSKPALDKVAEELGFPMIVKIPDGSFSRGMVKVEDREGLDHAVTELLKKSALLLAQEFMYTDYDWRVGVLNGKPLYACKYFMAGGHWQIYDHDNIADPSGGYQTMPTYEVPRKVIDTAIKAAGLIGKGLYGVDLKQSGKRVVVIEVNDNPSIDAGVEDEFIGDELYNLIMQEFINRVQIIRRLREEL